ATCCCCGCACAGGGAAACAATCAAATATCGATAGCTTTTCGATAGGTTTGAAATCCAGTTGTTCAAAATGGTTAACAGTAGAATGGTGTCGGAAAAGCCCCTTGGGAAACAGGGGATGACAGCACATTCCGGGCACAGAGGGGAGCGCTGGTTCCCGCTTTTCTCCGCCCGCGTTTTCAGGTAGGCATCGAATATGCCAGAACTGCCGGAAGTTGAAGTCATCGCCAGAGGGTTGGACCGTTCCCTCAAGGGCAGGACGATCTCGGGCGCGGATGTGCCGGGATTGACCCGGCTCTCGGATTCGGCCGAGCGCATTGTTTCCCTGTCCTGCGGGCGCGGGGTGGGCCGCGTGTATCGCCGGGGCAAGGCCCTGCTCATGGAATTGGACGGCGGTGTGGTGCTCGGATTCCATCTGCGCATGACAGGCCGCATCGTGCATGGCCCGGCGCGTGCCGCCACAAGCCATGACCGCATCTTCCTTTGTCTGGATGACGGGTCGCGGCTCATGTTTTCGGATGCGCGCAAGTTCGGCTATGTCCGGGCGTTTGGCCCGGGTGAGCTTGAATCATGGGATTTTCTGCAACGTCTCGGCCCGGAACCGCTGGAGACTCCGGCTCGGGAGCTGGCCCGTCGCGTGGCCAGTCGCAAGGCCGGAATCAAGGGACTGCTCCTGAACCAGTCCGTGGTGGCCGGGGTGGGCAACATCTATGCGGACGAGTCCCTGTTTCGCGCTGGCATTCATCCCGAGGCCAAGGCCGACAGGCTGGGCATGGACAGGCTGGAGCGGCTGTTCTCGGAATTGCAGGGCGTGCTGCGGCAGGCCATTGCCGAGAACGGCAGCTCGATCCGGGACTACGTGAACGCGGACGGCGATGCCGGGGCGTTCCAGAACAGCTTTCGCGTGTATGGTCGCAAGGGCTGTCCGTGCACCTGCTGCAACACGCCGCTTCAGGCGCGCACGGTCGCGGGCCGGACCTCCACGTTCTGTCCGCACTGCCAGTGCCTGAAGCCCGGAAAATAGCTTGCAGTAACTGTTGTGGTCATTGCGGTTCAGTGCAAGGACGTCCGTGGCGCATTCCGCAGGCCTTCGGGCAGGGATGGGGGATTGGCGGCCTTGGCAATAGGATTTTGCCGGAAAAACATTTCCTGTTCTTTCAGGGTGATGCGTTTCGGGACGTTGGCGGAATCCTTTTGCGGGAATGCGTGTGCCTTGTTTTTAAACAGCATTGAAAACATGCGGTTAAATTTTTTCTAATATTTTTCCAGACTGATTTTGCGACCGGCTGGCCGGATTGGCCCGGCAAATGGGGAAAGCGTGACCGAACACGGACGAAAAATCGCCAGAAATGCCTCGGTTGTGGCCGGGGCGACCCTGATTTCCCGGGGCTTGGGGTTTGTTAGAGACATCATCGTGGCCTTTGCCCTTGGGGCGGGCGTGTTCGCGGACGCGTTCTTCGTGGCCTTTCGCATCCCGAATCTGCTGCGGCGGCTGTTTGGCGAAGGGTCGCTGACCATGGCCTTCATCCCGGTTTTTTCGCGCATCCGGGAAGAACAGGGCGAGGAAGCGGCGCGGGAGATGGCCCGTTCCGCCATGATCTGGCTGTGCGTGATCCTGACCGGGGTGACCGTGGTCGTGGAACTGCTGGCCGGGCCGCTCACCTATGCCATTGCCCCGGGGTTTGCGAAGAATCCCGAACAGTTCGGCGTGACCGTCGACCTTGTCCGCATCTGTTTTCCCTATGTGATCTTCATCTGCGGGGTGGCCCTGTGCATGGGCATTCTCAATGCCTCGGATCATTTTCTGGGACCTGCGCTGGCTCCGTGCCTGCTCAATGTGGCCCTGATCTCGGCTGCGCTGCTCGGGTATTTCATGGGCTGGAACGTGGCCTATGCCATGGCCTTCGGCGTGCTGGTCGGCGGTGCGGCCCAGTTCCTCATGCAGCAGCCGTTTCTGCACGCACGGGGGTTTCGCTGGCGCGGGGCGTGGTCGTGGCGCAATCCGGGCGTGGCGCGCATGGGCGTGCTCATGCTGCCCACGGTGTTCGGCGCGGCCGTCTATCAGCTCAACATTCTGCTCGGCACCCTGCTGGCGTCGTTTCTGCCCGTGGGAAGCGTATCCTATCTGTATTATGCGGATCGGCTGGTCCAGTTTCCGCTGGGCGTGTTCGGCATTGCCGTGAGCACGGCGGCCCTGCCGAGTCTGGCAAAACTGGCCGTGGAAAAGCGGTTTGACGAGTTCGATTCCGCGCTGTCGTCGGCCCTGTCCCTGACCCTGTTCATCGCCCTGCCTGCGGCGGCCGGGCTGGTCGCGCTTGCCGATCCCCTGATCGGCCTCCTGTTCCAGCGCGGGGCATTCAGCGCCGAGGCCGTGCAGGCCACGGGAAGCGCCCTGATCGCCTATTCCGCGGGCCTGCCGTTCATTGCCCTGTCCCGGCCGCTGGTGGCCGCGTTCTATGCCCTTGAGGACACGCGCACCCCGGTGCGCATTGCCGTGGCCTGCCTCGTGGCGAACATCGGGCTGGGCGCGTGGCTCATGTTTCCGCTGGCCCATGTGGGGCTTGCTCTGGCCGTGAGCGCGTCGTCCCTGCTGAATTTCCTGCTGCTGGCCCTGTGCCTGCGCCGACGGCGCAAGGGGGGCCTGCCCGGGCTGTCCGGCGTGATCAGAATCGTTGCGCTCAGTGCGCTGATCGGTGTCGGGGCGCATGCGTCCGCGGCATGGTCGTTCTGGTGGGTGGTCTGCATTCCGGGCTGGGTGGTCGCCTACATTGTCGCGGCGCGCATGCTCGGCATGGAAGAGGCGGTGGTGTTCGTGGACATGTTCCGGTCGCGCTTGCGGCGGAGGCAGGCATGATCGAACAGGCCCGGAACCGTTTCCCGCGTGGACTGGCCCAGCCCGAGGGCGGATACCGCTTCTCGCTGGATTCCCTGCTGCTGGCGTGCTTTTGTCAGCCCGGAGCAAAGGGCGAGGGCGCGGATATCGGAGCCGGGTGCGGCGTGGTCGGGCTCGGACTGCTGCTGCGTCATGAGCGGGTACGGCTTGTTGCCGTGGAATGCGATTCCGCTTCCGTGGAGTGCGCCCGGGCCAACGGCGCGCTTCTGGGGCTGGAGGACCGGTTTTCCGTGGAGCGGGCGGATGTGGCCGAGTGGCGGCCGCAAGGCGTGCTGGATTTCGTGGTGGCCAACCCGCCGTATCGGGAGCTTGGGCGCGGCAGGGCGAGCCGGGGCGAGGAACGCAAGGCCGCGCGGTTCGAGGCGGAAGGAAATTTCGACGCATTTGCCGCCTGTGCTGCCCGTGCGCTCAAGGCCAGGGGAAAATTCTGCTTCGTGCATCTGCCGGAACGGCTGCCTGCGCTCATGGCCGGGCTGGATCGGGCCGGGCTGGAGCCCAAGCGCATGCGACTGGTGCACAGCCGAATCCACGAGCCCGCGAAGATCGTACTCATGGAGGCGAGAAAACAGGGCGGTCCCGGCATGGCTGTCGAGCCGCCTCTGGCACTGTACAAGGGAACCGGGCAGGATACGGCCATGACGGAACAGGCCCTTGATTTCTGCCCGTATCTGCGGTGCAATGCCTGAGCCTGACAGGGTGCCCGAACGCGTTTTCATCATGTGTTTTTCGATTGGAACCAGAGGCGCGGCCGCAGCCGCATCTCGCTACCCCGGCAGATCATGATCCGCAAAATCATTCTGGAAAACTTCATGGCCCACGCCATGACCGAGATCGAGCTCGATTCCGGGGTCACGGCCCTGACCGGCCCGAACAACACGGGCAAGTCCGCGGTTGTGGAGGCGTTGCGGTGCGTGGCCTCCAATCCCGCACCCCGGCATTTCATCCGCCACGGCGCCAGGGAAGCACGGGTCACGGTGGAACTGGACGATGGTACGCGCGTGGTCTGGATCCGCAAAAAGCGCAGCCCGGGCTACGAGCTGTGGAAGGCCGGGGCCGAAGAGCCCGAGGAATTCTGGAAGCTCGGCCGGGGCAAGGTGCCGGAGGAAATTCGCGAGGCCCTGCGGCTGGACGCAGTGGAGCTGGAAAACGGGGGCAGGGATGTGGACGTGCACGTCGGCAACCAGCGCGAGCCCGTGTTTCTGCTCAACCGTCCGGATTCGGACACGGCCGCGTTCTTTGCCGCATCCACGGAAAGCGCGCATCTGCTGGCCATGCAGAACGCGCTCAAGCGGCGTACGCAGGAGGCCAGACGCGAGGAGCAGCGGCTGGAACAGCGGCGTGTCGAAGTCGAGGCCGATCTTGATGCGCTTGCCTTGCTGCCGGACATCAATCTGGTCATGGAACGTGCCCGGGAATGCCGCGCCCGGCTGGATCGGCTCGGACGCGAAATACCGGCTCTGGAACAGCTTCTGGCCCGTCGTGGCAGTCTGGTTGCGGAGTTGGAGAAGCGCAACCGCATCGCCGAGGTGCTGGATGGCGTGACCATGCCGCCGGACACTGCGCCCACGCGCGGGCTGGACGATCTGCTTGGCCGGATGGAGCGTGTCGGGCGCGGTCTGGATCATGCCCGGAACGTGCGTGTGGCTCTGGATTCGCTGGCTCCGCTGCCGCAACCCGGTTCCACGCAGCCTCTTGCCCGGTTTCTGGAGCACATGACTGCGCTGCAATCCGCCCTGCAGACCGCAAAGGACCGCAAGGCTCCGTTGCAGGAGCTTCTTCCTGTCCCGGAACTGCCGCGCACGGGGCAACTTTCCGGTCTTGTTGATGAAATGCTTGCCTTGCAATGTCGGATGCGTCGTCTGAAGCGACAGGGAGCAGCCTTGGGGAAGATTGCGGAACCGCCTGTGCCGACTGCGGATGGCGGTCTGGACGAACTGGCCCGGAATCTGGCGTCCCTGCGTGCGACCCGGAATCGGGTGCAGGACGAGCTGGTCGGAGTGGATGCGGAACTGGCAGGCGTGCGCGCCGAGGTGGAGCGGGCCGTGGAGCGCATGGGCAAATGTCCGACCTGCGGGCGCGACATGACCGCAAGCGACCTGCTGGACCGGGGAGGCTGCCATGATTGATGCGGTAACCGGAAACGGCCTGTTCCTCGTGGCGGACCCGCACCTTGCGGACACGTCGCCGGGCCAGCGGCTGGACGGGTATCTGGAACAGATTCTGGGCAAGGTCGAGGCGTGTCTTGCGCGTGCCCGGGAACTGGACATGGTGCCCGTGTTTCTGGGCGACCTGTTTCATTGGCCCCGGGACAACTCCAACAGGATGCTTGTGGAACTGATCCGCGTTTTCGGCGAGGCTGCAAAGACGCGCATGGCGTGGGTGCTGGTGGGCAATCACGACAAGTACCAGTCCCGATTCACCCCGGACGTGTCCCTTGCCGTGCTCGAAGCCGCTGGCGTGATTCGGCTCATGAAGGAACAGGGCGAGCAGTTCGATCTGCAGACCCCGCAGGGCCGGGTGCGCGTGTGCGCCAGTCCGGACGGCACGCCTCTGCCAAGGGAATACGAGCGCGACGCGGACTGCCCGGCAACCGTGCTCTGGGTCGCGCACCACAACATCCGGTTTCCCGAATTTCTGGACAAGGCATACGGCATCCGCGAGATTCCGGGCGTGGACTGGCTGGTGAACGGTCATATCCACCGTCCCCAGCCCACGGTGCGCAAGGGCGCGACCATCTGGGCCAATCCCGGGAACATCACGCGCCTGACCTTTTCCCGCCACACCATGGAGCGCACCCCGGCCGCAGCTGTCTGGACCCCGGGCTGCGAGGAACTGGAACGCTGGGAAGTGCCGCATCTTGCGTTCAACGAGGTTTTTCCGGACCAGGATTTTCCGCCCGAGGAGCACGAGGCCGAGGGCGAATCCCGGTTCATCGAGGGACTGGAACGGCTGGCATGGCGACGCACGCGCGAGGGCGTGGGGTTGCGCCAGTTCCTGTCCGACAATCTTTCCCATGAAACACCTGAAGCCCGTCTGATATGGGAGCTTTACGAGGAGGTCGTTCAAGGTGATGAACAATAACGCCAACAACGGAGCCGCAGACCGCGACGCGCGGTTGGAGCAGGAACTCAATGCACTGCGCAATCGCTATGAAAGTCTGAAGGAACGCAAGGTCCGCACCGAGCAGGACATTGCCAACCTTTCGCGGCAGCTCGAAGAACTGGAGCAGCGAGCCTTGGCCGAGTACGGCACTGCCGACCCCAGGGAACTGCAAGCGCTTCTGGAGAGCAAACGGCAGGAAAACGAACGGGTTGTCGCGGAATACCGCAACCATGTGCAGGAAGTGCAGCAGGCCCTTGCCGAGGTGGAGCAGGGCTTCGGAGGCAAATAGGCCGTGGACGCGAACGCCCCTCTGCCCGATCTCGACGCGCTGGAACGTCGGCTGCACCTGCTGGAAGCACAGGCACAGACCCGCGTGGACGAGCACCATCGCCTGCGCGAGGAGGCGGTTTCCGTGCGCGAGTTTCTGGACCTTGCGCCCAAGGCCCGGGACACGCTCGAAGAGTTGGCCACAGCCCTGTTCGGCAAGATACTGGACGAGATCGAGGCCAATCTGACCCACGCCATCCGCGAGATACTGGGCCAGGACAGGGTGGTGTCCACCTTGCGGGAGGTCAGGAACAACCGGCTCCAGATACATTTCCAGATTCACAATCAGGGCAACGAGGACGAGATCGAGGACATCCTGACCGGACAGGGCGGTTCCGTGTGCAACATCCTGTCCGTGGGTCTGCGGCTCGTGGCCCTGTCCCAGCTTCCGGCCGAGCGGCATCGCCCGTTTCTAGTGCTGGACGAGCAGGACTGCTGGCTCAAGCCTTCGCTGGTGCCGAGGTTCATGCAGATCATCAGGGAGATCGCCCATCGGCTGGACGTGCAGGTGCTGGTGATCAGCCATCATCCCATGGACAGCTTTTCCCACAGCGTGGACCGCATCTTCCAGCTCAAGCCCGACCGCGAGCTCGGGGCGCGAGTGGAACGGGTGAAGTAGACTCTTTTTCGGAAGGGAAAGGGCCCGGTCGCGAGGTTGCGGCCGGGCCCTTTTCAGTTGGAGAAGGGGGCTGCTAGCCCTTGGTGATTTCGATGCGCTTGGGCTGGATGCGCTCGACCTTGGGCAGGTGGAGTTCCAGCACGCCATCCGAAAGATTGGCCTTGATCCGTTCCCGGTCCACGATGTCGGACAGGGAAACGACCCGCCTGTATTCGCAGTTGCCAAACTGCATTTCCGAAAAATGCTCGTTTTCGCCAAGCTGCATGGACGTCACGGCGGACACGGTCAGTTCATCGCCGTTCAGGTCGATCTCAAGCTGCTGCCTGTCCACGCCGGGCATGTCCATGTAGATGTAGAATCCGTCCTCGCGTTCCAGAATGTCCGTGGCCGGGCGATAGGTGGGCACGGCCCGTTCTTCCTTTTTCATTACTTCGTTCATGTCCGTACCTCCTTCTTACGCGGCTTCGATGCTGATTGTCCGGGGCTTGACCTGTTCGCTCTTGGGCAGGACCACGGTGAGCACGCCGTTGGTCATGCTGGCGGAGACCTTTTCGCGATCCACGGCTGCGCCAATGGTCACGACCCTGTGGAAAACTCCGGCCGGGCGTTCCTGCCGATAGTATCGGCCCTGTTCGGTCTGGCGTTCCCCCTTGATGACCAGGGTCTTGTCCGTGAGCGTCAGCTCTATGTCCTTGATGTCCACGCCCGGAATTTCGGCCCGGACGTAGAAGTTGGCGTCGTCGCTGCTCAGGTTGAGCGGAGGGTACGCCAGCCTTCGGCCTTCGGCTTCCGGCGATTTGAAGAATTCGTCGATCAGCCTGTCGAAGCGGAAGGGAAAGTTGTACAACGTATTGAAATCCATCACCATAGCGACCTCCTTTTTTTGTTCTGCATGAAAGATAGGCATGCTTTTTCGCTTGTCAACGCTGTTTTTGCACATTCTGTGGAAAAAAAGCGAACATTTGGAACAAAAGGAACATCGACACGGCGTTTCGCACCGGAGCGGACAATGCGAAGCCGACCATTTCTCCATACAGCACAAGGCCGGAAAGGCTTCCAGCAAAAATGGCGGTGGGGGAGTTGAAAATAACACGGCCCGAGGCAAGGGCTTGGGAAAAGGCGTTTTTTCGAGAGGGAAAAGGCAAAGAAAATCGTGCGCATTTCCGGATGACCCGGTGACTCACGGCTTGTTTGGGAACGCCCGTCAGTCGATGCGCACGCTAACTGTTTTTCTGTGTCGCGACTCGTCTCGCGGATTTATGGGATTTACCGTTTATCGTGGCATACCCTCCGTCAAGGTTGCTCCCGCAATATCTCATGGGGCCGACCCCCTTGTACCTCCATAGTAAGCATCATTGGTCAGTTGTCCAGATACCTTTGCCTACGGGGACTTTTCCATTTCGATTTTTTTGTTTGTGCGCCCGTCCGGATGGCCGGTGCCGCTATGGGCCTCATTTCAAAATATCGTTCTATGAAACCCTGGCGCGCTCTTGTTGGCGCACGGCGCTCTTTGCAGCGCGGGGCGGCTCGTTCCGCCAGATGTGGAAGCAGTTCTCGTCGATTATTTCCTCCCACCCTCCGTTGCAATTCGCATCGACCCGGAGTCCCGGGCGGGCCTTGACTCTTGACTGAAACATATGCCCTCCCAAACCATGTGTAAAGTGGTTTTCCGGATTTTTTGAACAGGTTTTCCTCAACCCTTCGACTTTGCGGGAAATAAAAATGCATGCCAGCCCGCCGAAAGGGGACTGGCATGCAACTTGCTGAAATAGTATCGTATACGAAACGAAATGCAAAAGACAATCACCCGGTCATACCAAGGGGGATCATCGGGCGAGGCAAG
Above is a window of Pseudodesulfovibrio tunisiensis DNA encoding:
- the mutM gene encoding bifunctional DNA-formamidopyrimidine glycosylase/DNA-(apurinic or apyrimidinic site) lyase, with the translated sequence MPELPEVEVIARGLDRSLKGRTISGADVPGLTRLSDSAERIVSLSCGRGVGRVYRRGKALLMELDGGVVLGFHLRMTGRIVHGPARAATSHDRIFLCLDDGSRLMFSDARKFGYVRAFGPGELESWDFLQRLGPEPLETPARELARRVASRKAGIKGLLLNQSVVAGVGNIYADESLFRAGIHPEAKADRLGMDRLERLFSELQGVLRQAIAENGSSIRDYVNADGDAGAFQNSFRVYGRKGCPCTCCNTPLQARTVAGRTSTFCPHCQCLKPGK
- the murJ gene encoding murein biosynthesis integral membrane protein MurJ, translating into MTEHGRKIARNASVVAGATLISRGLGFVRDIIVAFALGAGVFADAFFVAFRIPNLLRRLFGEGSLTMAFIPVFSRIREEQGEEAAREMARSAMIWLCVILTGVTVVVELLAGPLTYAIAPGFAKNPEQFGVTVDLVRICFPYVIFICGVALCMGILNASDHFLGPALAPCLLNVALISAALLGYFMGWNVAYAMAFGVLVGGAAQFLMQQPFLHARGFRWRGAWSWRNPGVARMGVLMLPTVFGAAVYQLNILLGTLLASFLPVGSVSYLYYADRLVQFPLGVFGIAVSTAALPSLAKLAVEKRFDEFDSALSSALSLTLFIALPAAAGLVALADPLIGLLFQRGAFSAEAVQATGSALIAYSAGLPFIALSRPLVAAFYALEDTRTPVRIAVACLVANIGLGAWLMFPLAHVGLALAVSASSLLNFLLLALCLRRRRKGGLPGLSGVIRIVALSALIGVGAHASAAWSFWWVVCIPGWVVAYIVAARMLGMEEAVVFVDMFRSRLRRRQA
- a CDS encoding tRNA1(Val) (adenine(37)-N6)-methyltransferase — translated: MIEQARNRFPRGLAQPEGGYRFSLDSLLLACFCQPGAKGEGADIGAGCGVVGLGLLLRHERVRLVAVECDSASVECARANGALLGLEDRFSVERADVAEWRPQGVLDFVVANPPYRELGRGRASRGEERKAARFEAEGNFDAFAACAARALKARGKFCFVHLPERLPALMAGLDRAGLEPKRMRLVHSRIHEPAKIVLMEARKQGGPGMAVEPPLALYKGTGQDTAMTEQALDFCPYLRCNA
- a CDS encoding AAA family ATPase, encoding MIRKIILENFMAHAMTEIELDSGVTALTGPNNTGKSAVVEALRCVASNPAPRHFIRHGAREARVTVELDDGTRVVWIRKKRSPGYELWKAGAEEPEEFWKLGRGKVPEEIREALRLDAVELENGGRDVDVHVGNQREPVFLLNRPDSDTAAFFAASTESAHLLAMQNALKRRTQEARREEQRLEQRRVEVEADLDALALLPDINLVMERARECRARLDRLGREIPALEQLLARRGSLVAELEKRNRIAEVLDGVTMPPDTAPTRGLDDLLGRMERVGRGLDHARNVRVALDSLAPLPQPGSTQPLARFLEHMTALQSALQTAKDRKAPLQELLPVPELPRTGQLSGLVDEMLALQCRMRRLKRQGAALGKIAEPPVPTADGGLDELARNLASLRATRNRVQDELVGVDAELAGVRAEVERAVERMGKCPTCGRDMTASDLLDRGGCHD
- a CDS encoding metallophosphoesterase family protein codes for the protein MIDAVTGNGLFLVADPHLADTSPGQRLDGYLEQILGKVEACLARARELDMVPVFLGDLFHWPRDNSNRMLVELIRVFGEAAKTRMAWVLVGNHDKYQSRFTPDVSLAVLEAAGVIRLMKEQGEQFDLQTPQGRVRVCASPDGTPLPREYERDADCPATVLWVAHHNIRFPEFLDKAYGIREIPGVDWLVNGHIHRPQPTVRKGATIWANPGNITRLTFSRHTMERTPAAAVWTPGCEELERWEVPHLAFNEVFPDQDFPPEEHEAEGESRFIEGLERLAWRRTREGVGLRQFLSDNLSHETPEARLIWELYEEVVQGDEQ
- a CDS encoding Hsp20/alpha crystallin family protein, yielding MNEVMKKEERAVPTYRPATDILEREDGFYIYMDMPGVDRQQLEIDLNGDELTVSAVTSMQLGENEHFSEMQFGNCEYRRVVSLSDIVDRERIKANLSDGVLELHLPKVERIQPKRIEITKG
- a CDS encoding Hsp20/alpha crystallin family protein, with amino-acid sequence MVMDFNTLYNFPFRFDRLIDEFFKSPEAEGRRLAYPPLNLSSDDANFYVRAEIPGVDIKDIELTLTDKTLVIKGERQTEQGRYYRQERPAGVFHRVVTIGAAVDREKVSASMTNGVLTVVLPKSEQVKPRTISIEAA